ACAAAACTCCCAGGGATTTGGAAAGAGTTGGCGAACTAATGTATGTTATGAGGGAGACTGCAGGTGCGCTGGAGCAAAGAATTGGAAAAATCGGTATGTCCTATGATGAAGCGGACAAGGTTTATGCGAGCCTTAGGGAGTATTTCGCAAGGCTTGAGTTTGCTAAGTGTAAGATGGTCGAAGGTAACGTGAGGTTGGTGATCGATATCGCGAAAAAGTTCATGAATAGGGGGCTCGAGTTTGGTGATTTGATTCAGGAAGGTAACCTCGGTTTAATCAAGGCTGTCGAAAAATTCGATTACCGAAGAGGATTCAAATTCTCCACTTATGCTACTTGGTGGATTAAACAATCCATCTCAAGGGCAATAGCTGACCAGTCAAGGGTTATAAGAATCCCTATCCACATGATTGAAACTATAACTAAAATTAACAGGGCTATCAAATATTTAATGCAAGAGCTTGATAGGGAACCTACTTATGAGGAAATTGCAGAGGCTACCAACCTGACCGTTGAAAAGGTGAAACAGGCTCTGGAAGCACAGAAGGAACCAATTTCAATGGATAAACCGATTGATCACGACGAGAAATCTATAATTGCTGAATATATCGTTGATAGAGAAAATAATCCGCTTGAGTATGCAAAAGAGTTTATATTGAAAGAACGTCTTGAAGAGGTTCTCCAAACCTTATCCAAAAGAGAAAGGAAGATTCTTGAATACAGGTTTGGGCTAAATGGCCATCCACCTAAAACGCTTGAGGAGGTTGGAGCGATTTTCGGCATTACGAGGGAAAGGGTAAGGCAGATTGAGGCGAAGGCTATTAAGAGATTGCAACATCCTATGAGAATGCAAAGACTCAGACAATTAATTGAACCCC
This genomic window from bacterium contains:
- a CDS encoding sigma-70 family RNA polymerase sigma factor — its product is METLFEDKKFREFIEKAKKEKKVTFDELEKVLQYPVGTEQFEEVMMALQEEGIEVHESFRARKKKRFDHDILEKEEFSQIRDDPTKTYLKQVSHLSLLTKEEEQEYSKMIDEARRGIVRELFATPYGIERFYMLIRQCLDGFIPIEELVQVDSHYWTSREMNKKEKNRVEKSFRELKKLIEEYQSLSFSKEKEKMAKKIAEKIEKISPRFSVVKDIFFKFEEEINNIREFYERLNALRAEEEELKNKPHKTPRDLERVGELMYVMRETAGALEQRIGKIGMSYDEADKVYASLREYFARLEFAKCKMVEGNVRLVIDIAKKFMNRGLEFGDLIQEGNLGLIKAVEKFDYRRGFKFSTYATWWIKQSISRAIADQSRVIRIPIHMIETITKINRAIKYLMQELDREPTYEEIAEATNLTVEKVKQALEAQKEPISMDKPIDHDEKSIIAEYIVDRENNPLEYAKEFILKERLEEVLQTLSKRERKILEYRFGLNGHPPKTLEEVGAIFGITRERVRQIEAKAIKRLQHPMRMQRLRQLIEPPDFNQ